From Penicillium psychrofluorescens genome assembly, chromosome: 1, one genomic window encodes:
- a CDS encoding uncharacterized protein (ID:PFLUO_000806-T1.cds;~source:funannotate) gives MAAAYGDPRHLLPTNYKRLISAWLEEDCPSLDYGGFVVGESEGEARLLGKSKGIVAGVPFFEEVFFQLGCSIEWHVKEGQQITPITHCATVRGPIRKILLGERVALNILARCSGIASKSSALVSALRAQGWTGTLAGTRKTTPGFRIVEKYGILVGGADPHRHDLSSMTMLKDNHVWACANNTAAADGGKAPSSTDDKSIAEAIPRAVAAAKAAGGFATKVEVECRSVEEANAAIGAGADVIMLDNFTPEGVRAAAAQLKTEWKAKQRNFLIEVSGGLTEDNAAAYACPDVDILSTSSIHQGTGIVDFSLKVSLR, from the exons ATGGCTGCAGCATATGGCGACCCCCGTCACCTCCTCCCAACCAACTACAAGCGCCTCATCAGCGCctggctggaagaagacTGTCCGAGTCTGGACTATGGCGGGTTCGTGGTGGGGGAgtccgagggcgaggcgCGGTTACTGGGGAAGAGCAAG GGAATTGTAGCGGGCGTTcccttcttcgaggaagtCTTCTTTCAACTCGGTTGCTC GATTGAATGGCACGTCAAAGAAGGTCAGCAGATAACACCCATAACCCACTGCGCCACCGTCCGCGGTCCCATCCGCAAGATCCTGCTGGGCGAGCGCGTCgctctcaacatcctcgCCCGCTGCTCCGGCATCGCAAGCAAGAGCTCCGCCCTCGTCTCCGCACTCCGCGCCCAAGGATGGACAGGCACACTGGCCGGGACGCGCAAGACAACCCCCGGGTTCCGCATTGTCGAGAAATACGGCAttctcgtcggcggcgcagaccCGCACCGCCATGATCTGTCGTCCATGACCATGCTAAAGGATAACCACGTCTGGGCCTGTGCGAACAAtaccgccgccgcagatggCGGAAAGGCCCCCAGTTCAACGGACGACAAGTCCATTGCAGAGGCCATTCCCCGCGCAGTGGCAGCAGCTAAAGCGGCAGGCGGGTTCGCGACCAAGGTCGAAGTCGAGTGTCGGAGTGTCGAGGAGGCGAATGCGGCCATCGGGGCCGGGGCGGATGTGATCATGTTGGATAATTTTACGCCAGAGGGGGTGCGCGCTGCGGCGGCGCAGTTGAAGACGGAGTGGAAGGCGAAGCAGCGCAATTTCTTGATTGAGGTGTCTGGTGGACTCACCGAGGACAATGCGGCGGCATATGCGTGTCCCGATGTGGATATTTTGTCCACAAGTTCGATTCACCAGGGAACGGGGATCGTGGACTTTTCGCTGAAGGTGTCCTTGCGGTAG
- a CDS encoding uncharacterized protein (ID:PFLUO_000807-T1.cds;~source:funannotate) — translation MSTGAVTPIDTPCRIPSNQSSFHTPLSPVDASGDSTEFFMAEDAHGDQPPNAMDDSTVTQNQGADDAQDTTTTTTTTSTAETNADHAATTTTTEQQQQGMTDEPSLLPPLTERDDSSLLPLSENGDHERGTNQTLIEETEMRRKLMDIESSFLPEPSTIDVAATGPVVGADDTYLVGVSGDHAADISFEGLSHNYQDSASTQNQNRDIPTVHAEQAVQQGDNNSLLHPLTSSPAAAAANRRNQLTLSETNPDSSQFSQDDRHYRSELSQSENESQLTPSKLQRSSRSVSPGPSRLFSDQSNYSGDAALRGSGRRGTRPKYLNSRQGPHRLSHSSVTSTNTETTNSDATLGGDYALQSGGAASDQFGSFHAGTRTNMTRTTSLGSMASGISGYSEENSLEKRNVNGPFDGGLQTLNEEEGSPRSTRHTARFDETSAPETPRARPRDSTFPTDTAIAERVKGIQVPSTFVQRFREDFQGTSPEKRVGASTPAFGRSGRSMTLKEQSSTIDRLSKENFDLKMRIHFLNEALNKRSEEGIKEMISENVELKSDKLKLQKDNQGLKRKIRDLEKQLKDHQSDKESMVNHDPEGSEGDRDSAQDGEVVYLRERVETYELEIERLRSESVARESEKRRLAEMVKSLSENRAGGSDAGAREERDMWKDMLDAETAAREQAEDENRRLRDETIRLRSEMYTATGGAKPGQRDRGGSTVSHTSASDKDGSRAVTSSNTLMVEIELLKQENAELRKEVSAQTSMLTSRNREKERLYQEIEELKLGQRRDGNRSVAGDSILDRSASRANIRPSSSEVSDGTRASDLDRDELEARNGQLRDQVSTLKLENQAIGAQLDDYVRELEAIDQAYQADVDQAEEEMQNLQQERDQALQLADEREAAFQELQAEAQEELNALGEELDQKIVECQRMNEDLNNQDESLKVLQAEMRSASEGIIRLEEDAQNNLERYQTVQQELEETNGEMEALEKTLFEANTKVQRLTVQIESSQNEIAFLREEQDGDKIRIGDLESELKTYAMSLHSEKEKTRELEQRLAGERHQREVVGSKEKQDVQRIMNELNREASAAKEEARRLKKSLSAQEIETSTWRERLTDLENNLRETLGDLSGSRSSLISNIMKLQKELESTALELESVRSQLDEKELILRNRDALLESHGLESRKLSELLERERQARRADKQSFEQSLKSHQQASRTITQNNSRITELENARNQDRKRFMTLEQQFKDQLSERNVLFLNIWKRLSAMCGPDWAHSNSLINGNLPSQEVIGNILFWPGFSRNLSLAIKTVESVISGLKTRIKTVDHDLNKQYQTLENSFNTRVRKLERLEEIVKNMRSQQQGRGHSSSSSEMSKLKGENRLLKAELNLLQSNSRSHGSASAAAASVMTSGPRSPSLGSAANTERAVSRHNSTTGAEQKPRSDKGLTRSSTGLPQPSHSSSSSTLTNDAGAIMHRTRSGNSGWEGGDDKWIHRLHELEKRLKSEREGRLLDRSGARKRLEERDAENQRLRDQIHRERVRRGPSGTITDGSTTEGRRGLVSEEAVSSSEGEGITVDIEV, via the exons ATGTCGACCGGCGCCGTTACTCCGATCGACACTCCGTGCCGCATCCCCTCGAATCAGTCTTCCTTCCACACGCCCTTGTCGCCCGTCGATGCCTCTGGTGATTCCACCGAATTCTTCATGGCAGAGGACGCGCACGGGGATCAGCCCCCGAATGCGATGGACGACTCGACAGTAACACAGAACCAAGGAGCCGACGACGCGCAAGacaccacaacaacaaccaccaccacatccaccgcCGAGACAAACGCAGACCATGCCGCTACAACCACGACCacagagcagcagcagcaaggcaTGACGGATGAGCCTAGCCTCCTGCCCCCGTTGACCGAGCGTGACGACAGCAGCCTCCTGCCGCTCAGCGAAAATGGCGACCACGAACGCGGCACCAACCAAACCCTCATCGAGGAGACGGAAATGCGTCGCAAGCTCATGGATATAGAATCCAGTTTTTTGCCAGAGCCCTCGACCATCGATGTCGCTGCGACCGGCCCTGTTGTTGGCGCGGACGATACCTATCTCGTCGGGGTATCTGGCGACCACGCGGCGGACATTTCTTTTGAGGGACTTTCGCACAATTACCAAGACTCTGCGTcgacccagaaccagaacAGGGATATACCAACCGTCCACGCGGAGCAAGCGGTGCAACAAGGAGACAACAACTCGCTGCTCCACCCCTTGACCTCGTCACcggccgctgctgctgcgaatCGCCGGAATCAGCTCACTTTGTCCGAGACGAACCCCGACTCCAGCCAATTTTCCCAAGACGACCGACACTATAGATCCGAACTGTCCCAATCAGAGAACGAGTCACAGCTTACACCATCCAAGCTTCAAAGGTCTTCTCGCAGCGTGTCTCCGGGTCCGTCAAGGTTATTCAGTGATCAAAGCAATTACTCTGGAGACGCAGCCTTGCGTGGTAGCGGACGGAGAGGAACTCGACCTAAATACCTGAACAGCCGTCAGGGGCCTCATCGTCTCTCGCATTCCTCTGTCACAAGCACCAACACGGAAACGACAAACAGTGATGCTACATTAGGAGGAGACTACGCCCTCCAGTCAGGGGGTGCTGCCTCTGACCAGTTTGGGAGCTTCCATGCTGGAACACGCACCAACATGACAAGAACAACCAGTCTTGGTAGTATGGCATCTGGGATCTCTGGATACAGCGAAGAGAATTCTCTGGAGAAACGGAATGTGAACGGTCCCTTTGATGGTGGACTGCAAACCttgaatgaagaggaaggcTCACCACGGTCAACACGGCACACAGCGAGGTTTGACGAGACCTCGGCACCGGAGACGCCAAGAGCGCGACCGCGAGACAGTACCTTTCCGACTGATACGGCTATTGCAGAGCGTGTCAAGGGCATTCAAGTTCCAAGCACCTTTGTTCAACGGTTCCGAGAAGACTTCCAGGGCACGTCCCCTGAGAAACGGGTAGGGGCCTCGACTCCTGCGTTTGGGAGAAGCGGCCGCTCCATGACTCTCAAAGAACAAAGCAGCACAATTGACCGTCTCTCGAAGGAAAACTTCGACCTGAAAATGCGAATCCATTTCCTGAACGAGGCGCTGAACAAGCGGTCCGAGGAAGGCATCAAGGAAATGATCTCCGAGAATGTCGAGCTAAAATCAGACAAGCTCAAGCTCCAGAAGGACAATCAAGGCCTCAAGCGCAAGATTCGTGATTTAGAGAAACAACTGAAAGATCATCAATCGGACAAGGAATCAATGGTCAATCATGATCCGGAGGGCTCGGAAGGAGATCGTGACTCGGCCCAGGATGGAGAAGTTGTCTACCTGCGCGAGCGGGTTGAAACCTACGAGCTCGAAATTGAGCGACTGAGGTCCGAAAGTGTCGCAAGAGAAAGCGAAAAACGCCGCCTGGCCGAAATGGTCAAATCCTTGAGCGAGAACCGAGCTGGAGGGTCAGATGCAGGTGCTAGAGAGGAGAGG GATATGTGGAAAGACATGCTTGATGCGGAGACTGCTGCGCGTGAGCAAGCCGAAGATGAAAACCGAAGACTACGGGATGAGACGATCCGTCTGCGGAGCGAGATGTACACTGCTACCGGCGGCGCAAAGCCTGGGCAGCGTGATCGAGGCGGTTCAACGGTTTCCCACACGTCAGCATCCGACAAGGATGGCAGTCGAGCTGTCACTTCCAGCAACACACTTATGGTGGAGATTGAACTTCTGAAGCAGGAGAATGCAGAGCTGAGAAAGGAAGTCAGCGCGCAGACTTCAATGCTGACGTCTCGCAACCGGGAGAAAGAACGCCTCTATCAAGAAATTGAGGAGCTGAAACTTGGCCAACGGCGCGATGGTAACCGATCAGTTGCGGGAGACAGCATTCTCGACCGCTCAGCATCACGCGCCAACATCAGGCCGTCGTCTTCCGAAGTGAGCGACGGAACACGTGCCAGTGATCTGGACCgcgacgagctggaggcACGTAATGGGCAATTGCGCGATCAGGTGTCTACCCTCAAACTTGAGAACCAGGCCATCGGGGCCCAGCTTGACGATTACGTCCGAGAACTGGAGGCGATTGATCAAGCTTACCAAGCCGACGTCGACCAAGCCGAAGAGGAGATGCAGAACTTGCAGCAAGAGAGAGACCAGGCTCTCCAGCTGGCTGACGAGCGTGAGGCTGCTTTCCAGGAACTGCAAGCTGAGGCTCAGGAAGAGCTGAACGCTCTCGGGGAGGAGCTTGATCAGAAGATTGTTGAGTGTCAACGCATGAATGAGGACTTGAACAACCAGGATGAGAGCCTCAAGGTCTTGCAGGCGGAGATGCGCTCGGCGAGCGAAGGCATTATCCGtctcgaagaagatgcccaAAACAATCTCGAGAGATACCAGACCGTGCAGCAAGAACTGGAGGAGACCAAcggcgagatggaggcgCTGGAAAAGACCCTGTTCGAGGCCAACACCAAGGTACAGCGACTGACGGTGCAGATCGAGTCGAGCCAGAATGAGATTGCCTTTTTACGGGAAGAGCAAGATGGCGATAAGATCCGCATTGGTGATTTGGAGTCTGAGCTGAAGACCTATGCGATGAGTCTGCACAGTgaaaaggagaagaccaGGGAGCTCGAGCAGCGACTGGCAGGCGAACGACACCAGCGCGAGGTGGTTGGAAGCAAGGAGAAGCAGGACGTCCAGCGGATTATGAACGAACTGAACCGCGAGGCCTCGGCAGCGAAGGAGGAAGCCCGAAGACTAAAGAAGAGCTTGTCAGCTCAAGAGATTGAGACTTCTACCTGGCGCGAACGACTCACGGACCTGGAGAACAACCTCCGCGAAACACTGGGTGACCTGAGTGGTAGCCGATCCAGCTTGATCTCCAACATCATGAAGTTGCAAAAGGAGCTCGAGTCAACTGCTCTGGAACTGGAGAGTGTCCGCTCCCAactggacgagaaggagTTGATTCTTCGCAACCGCGATGCTCTCCTAGAGAGCCATGGCTTGGAGTCCCGTAAACTCTCGGAGCTGCTCGAACGTGAGCGGCAGGCCCGACGGGCGGACAAGCAGTCGTTTGAGCAGTCGCTTAAATCTCACCAGCAGGCGTCTCGGACTATCACACAGAACAACTCTCGCATTACGGAACTGGAAAATGCACGCAATCAAGATCGCAAGAGGTTCATGACGCTGGAGCAGCAGTTTAAAGATCAGCTCAGCGAACGCAATGTTTTATTCCTGAACATTTGGAAACGGCTGTCTGCGATGTGTGGGCCAGACTGGGCTCACTCTAACAGTTTGATTAATGGCAACCTACCGAGCCAAGAAGTTATTGGCAACATCTTGTTCTGGCCCGGATTCAGCCGCAACCTTTCGCTTGCGATCAAAACTGTCGAGAGCGTGATTTCTGGGTTGAAGACCCGGATCAAGACCGTCGACCACGATCTGAACAAACAATATCAAACCCTCGAGAATTCGTTCAACACCCGGGTCCGAAAACTCGAACGGCTTGAGGAAATTGTCAAGAATATGCGGTCTCAACAGCAAGGTCGTGGCCACTCCAGCTCATCGTCGGAGATGTCCAAACTGAAGGGCGAGAACCGGCTCTTGAAGGCAGAACTCAACTTGCTCCAGTCCAACTCGCGCAGCCATGGCTCTGCGTCAGCGGCCGCAGCGTCAGTCATGACTTCAGGCCCACGCTCCCCATCTCTTGGATCGGCGGCAAATACCGAACGAGCGGTATCTCGTCACAATTCTACGACAGGCGCTGAACAGAAGCCTCGCTCTGACAAAGGATTGACACGGAGTTCGACGGGCCTACCGCAGCCATCTCActcctcatccagcagcacccTGACCAACGACGCTGGAGCCATAATGCACCGCACACGCAGCGGGAATAGCGGCTGGGAAGGCGGCGACGATAAATGGATCCATCGACTGCACGAACTGGAGAAGCGGCTCAAGTCAGAGCGTGAAGGGCGTTTGCTCGACCGCAGCGGTGCGCGCAAACGGCTTGAGGAGCGCGATGCAGAAAACCAGAGACTACGCGACCAGATTCACCGTGAGCGAGTTCGCCGGGGCCCCTCGGGCACCATCACTGATGGCAGCACTACGGAAGGCCGTCGCGGGCTGGTCTCAGAAGAGGCAGTCAGCTCAAGTGAGGGCGAGGGCATCACAGTGGACATTGAGGTTTGA